AAACGCGGTCGCGGTCACGTGGTGAACATCGCCTCCGCCGCCAGCAAGGTCGCCCCGGCCGGCGAGGCGACCTACGCGGCGACGAAGCACGCACTCCACGGCTACAGCACAGCCGTCCGCGCCGAACTGCGCGGCACCGGCGTGCACGTGTCCCTGGTGATGCCCGGCGTCGTGGACACCGAGCTGGCCGTGGGCACCGCGACCGGCCCCACCCGACGCCTGACGACGGATCAGGTGGCCGACGCGGTGCTCGACGTCGTGCTGCGCCCGCGGTTCGAGGTCTTCGTCCCACGCCGGGTAGCCGCCCTGACCCGCTTGGCCGCGGTGCTGCCGGGCCGTGCCCGCGACGCCCTGCACCACCTCCTCGTCCCCAACCAACTCGCTGCCCTGTCCGACCGGTCGGTCCGCGCGGCGTACGAGCAGCGCACCCGCACCGCCCGCCTGCCCGAAGGATGAGCCCGTGACCACCACGCCCAAGCCGGCGCCCAGCGCGAAGAAGACCAAGGAGGCCCAGGAGGCCCAGGACGCCGCCGCTCTGCGCCCCATCCCCGAATTCGAAGGTGTCCACGACGTCTGGCCCCGCGGTGACCGGCTGCGCGCCGTGCGCAGCGCCGCGGCCACCTACCGTGAGCGGTTCGTCCAGCAGGGCCGCATCCGCGCCGTCCGCAGTTTCGACATCGCCGCCGCCCCGTACCCGACCCGGTTCGGCTTCCACGGCGCCGCGCTCGCCGTCAACCCGTTCGTGAGCATCGTCAACCGGATGCTCGTCGTGCAGTTCGACGGCTTCGACGGTGAGCCGAAGACACTGGTGTGGGAGCCGACCGTCGCCGCCGGAACGGCTCAAGCGCCGTTCTACGCCCAGCTCAAGCGGCTGGCGGGGGACTTTCTCACCGAGCACGTCTTCGCCCGCTACTACCAGGACCCGAACACCGTCCTGCCCTCCTGCGGTCTGCGACCCGAGGACGTGGACTTCGTCAGCTTCGACCATCTGCACGTCCAGGACGTGCGCATGATCATGGGAAGTACCAGCACCATTCCCGGCGAACGGGCACCCCGCGAAGCGCTGTTCCCGCGCGCCCGGCTGCTGGTGCACCGCAGGGAGCTGGGCACCTTCGCATCGACGCATCCGATGCAGTGGGCCTGGTACGTCGACGGAGGCATGGACGGGGTACCGCCCGAGCGCGTCACCGCCTTCGACGGCGATGTCGAACTCGGTGTCGGCGTCAGCCTGTTGTGGACCCCCGGCCATACGGACGGCAACCACTCCCTGGTGCTGAACACCCCCGACGGAGTGTGGGTCTCCTCCGAGAACGGCATCTCGGCCGACAACTGGCAGCCCGAGCTCTCCCGCATCCCCGGGGTGCGCCGCCACGCCGCGTTCTACGGCCATGAGGTGGTGCCCAACGCCAACACCCTGGAGGACTCCCTCGACCAGTACGACTCCATGGTCAAGGAGAAGACGCTCGCCGACCCCAGCCGACGCGATCCGCGCTGGCTGCAGATCCTGCCCTCCTCGGAGCTGGCTCCCTTCAAGCGGCACTGGCCGGTGGTGCCCAGCTTCGTCCACGGCGGTCTGAACTACGGCGAACTCAGCCCTGCCGGTGGTGGCCGATGACCGGCCCGGCCGCCCGCCGGATCGCCGCGGACGGCGTGGAGTTGGCCGCCTACCAGTGGGGATTGTCCACGGCTCCTCCGGTGGTGCTGGTCCACGGCTATCCGGACACCAGCGCCGTGTGGCGCCCGGTCGCCGAGCGCCTGGCCGACTGCTTCCACGTCACCGCCTTCGACGTGCGGGGAGCCGGTGCCTCCCACCGGCCCAGGGGTCTGCACGCCTACCGGATGTCCCGCCTGGAAGCCGACCTGGAGGCGGTTCTCGACGCCGTCAGCCCCGACCGCCCGGTGCACCTGGTCGGACACGACTGGGGATCGATCCACTCCTGGGAGTCGGTCACCGGCACCCGCCTGGCCGGGCGGATCGCCTCGTTCACCTCCATCTCCGGACCCTGCCTGGACCACGTCGGCCACCTGATCCGGGCCCGCCTTCGGCCACGGCATCCGGACCTGCCGAAGATGCTGAGGCAGGCCGCACGGTCCTGGTACATCGCCTACTTCCATGTCCCGCTCCTGCCCACCCTGACCTGGAGAGCGCTGGGACACCGCTGGCGCGCCTTCCTCACCGGCTCCCAAGGCGTGCCCGGGCACGCCCCCTACCCCGCGCCGACGCTGGCCCGCGACGCCGTGTCCGGCATCGCGCTGTACCGCGCCAACATGCTGCCCCGCCTGCTGCGTCCCCGGGACCGGCCGACCACCGTCCCGGTTCAGCTCATCATCCCCACCCGCGACTTCTGCGTCACCCCGGTGCTGTCGTACGGAGTGGAGCGCTGGACGGGCCGGATACGACGGCGTCCGATCGACGCCGGGCACTGGGTACAGCTCAGCCACCCCGAGGAGGTCGCGTCCCGGATCGCGGAATTCGCCCACCACGTCGAAGACGGCTCCCGCCGCAGTCCGGACCACACCGCGCACCCGATCTGACGGGCCAGCAGCAACAGACCGGCAGTACTGGACGACTGCCTGACCGCCCCTTCACACACACCGATCGCCGACGGAGGAGGAACCCGTCATGTTCCGAGCCGCACGTACCCACCTGGAAGGCCCGTTCGAACCCATCGACCACCACGACCTGGTGCTGCAACCCCGGGACGTCACCTTCGACTGGAGCACCACCCCGCTGCACTGGCTGCCGGGTGAGCCCTTCGCGACCCACACCTTCGACGTGCTCCACCTCATGCTCCCCGAGCTCGAACGCTGGTTCGTGCGCACCTTCGAGCAGGCACTGCCACTGATCACCGACGACCGGCTGCGCGAGGACGTACGCGGCTTCATCGGCCAGGAAGCGATGCACGCCGAGGCGCACCAGGAGGTCCTGGAGCACCTGCTCGCCAAGGGGCTGGACCCGGCTCCGTACACCCTGCAGTCCGAATGGATCTTCCGAAGGGTGCTCGGAGACCGGCCGGAGCTGACGCCGGCCGCCGCACACGCGCACCTCCTCCAACGGCTCGCCCTCATCGCGGCCTTCGAGCACTTCACCGCGTACATGGGTCACTGGATTCTCAGCAACGGGCACCTGGACCGGGCCGGCGCGGACCCCGCGATGCTCGATCTGTTCCGCTGGCACGGCGCGGAGGAGGTCGAGCACCGTTCGGTCGCGTTCGACCTGCTGGTGCACCTCGATCCCCGCTACCGGCGCCGAGTGGTCGGCATGCTCGTCACCGCTCCGGTGCTGACCCGGCTGTGGATCCGCGGAGTCCGCTTCCTGATGAGCGCCGACCCCGAACTCGACGACCGGGTCGAGGTCCGCTTCCGCGACTACCTGGCCGCGGCCCGCAAGGACCTGTTGCCCCCGCCGGTCTCGTTCGCCCGCTCGG
The DNA window shown above is from Streptomyces akebiae and carries:
- a CDS encoding MBL fold metallo-hydrolase; the protein is MTTTPKPAPSAKKTKEAQEAQDAAALRPIPEFEGVHDVWPRGDRLRAVRSAAATYRERFVQQGRIRAVRSFDIAAAPYPTRFGFHGAALAVNPFVSIVNRMLVVQFDGFDGEPKTLVWEPTVAAGTAQAPFYAQLKRLAGDFLTEHVFARYYQDPNTVLPSCGLRPEDVDFVSFDHLHVQDVRMIMGSTSTIPGERAPREALFPRARLLVHRRELGTFASTHPMQWAWYVDGGMDGVPPERVTAFDGDVELGVGVSLLWTPGHTDGNHSLVLNTPDGVWVSSENGISADNWQPELSRIPGVRRHAAFYGHEVVPNANTLEDSLDQYDSMVKEKTLADPSRRDPRWLQILPSSELAPFKRHWPVVPSFVHGGLNYGELSPAGGGR
- a CDS encoding alpha/beta fold hydrolase, whose product is MTGPAARRIAADGVELAAYQWGLSTAPPVVLVHGYPDTSAVWRPVAERLADCFHVTAFDVRGAGASHRPRGLHAYRMSRLEADLEAVLDAVSPDRPVHLVGHDWGSIHSWESVTGTRLAGRIASFTSISGPCLDHVGHLIRARLRPRHPDLPKMLRQAARSWYIAYFHVPLLPTLTWRALGHRWRAFLTGSQGVPGHAPYPAPTLARDAVSGIALYRANMLPRLLRPRDRPTTVPVQLIIPTRDFCVTPVLSYGVERWTGRIRRRPIDAGHWVQLSHPEEVASRIAEFAHHVEDGSRRSPDHTAHPI
- a CDS encoding metal-dependent hydrolase; its protein translation is MFRAARTHLEGPFEPIDHHDLVLQPRDVTFDWSTTPLHWLPGEPFATHTFDVLHLMLPELERWFVRTFEQALPLITDDRLREDVRGFIGQEAMHAEAHQEVLEHLLAKGLDPAPYTLQSEWIFRRVLGDRPELTPAAAHAHLLQRLALIAAFEHFTAYMGHWILSNGHLDRAGADPAMLDLFRWHGAEEVEHRSVAFDLLVHLDPRYRRRVVGMLVTAPVLTRLWIRGVRFLMSADPELDDRVEVRFRDYLAAARKDLLPPPVSFARSVLRYFRPGYHPTQEGSTQQAVAYLAASPAARAAAQ
- a CDS encoding SDR family oxidoreductase, whose translation is MAAPPKISYTSSRRDRDRLPHTQPLTGRVIAVTGAGRGIGRAVAARLAAAGAAVAIGDLDTELAKETAGALGAHPGGRLLGLPLDVTDTHSFEDFLRTVETELGPIDVLINNAGIMWVGPFEEEPEEAALRQFDVNVHGVLRGMKLVIPGMRKRGRGHVVNIASAASKVAPAGEATYAATKHALHGYSTAVRAELRGTGVHVSLVMPGVVDTELAVGTATGPTRRLTTDQVADAVLDVVLRPRFEVFVPRRVAALTRLAAVLPGRARDALHHLLVPNQLAALSDRSVRAAYEQRTRTARLPEG